A single window of Intrasporangium calvum DSM 43043 DNA harbors:
- the menD gene encoding 2-succinyl-5-enolpyruvyl-6-hydroxy-3-cyclohexene-1-carboxylic-acid synthase, whose translation MPLSSLPAPGAHGLSLALLQALWSGGVREFVLAPGSRSAPLALALHRADAVGDVRLHVRVDERSAGFLALGLAKGSRRPVAVVTTSGTAVGNLLPAVMEAHHTGVPLVVVSADRPERLRGTGANQTTLQAGIFGPFAACHDLRSSDSPEALAAAAGSACVAAGPTQLNLQLDGDLMPSEADPATWWSRPAAAPAPHPASSVQNLPARIPSQPVELTTGPRTVVVAGDDAGPAACLLAEAGNWPLLAEPTSGARVGRQAIRAYRLLLGGPLRAEIDRVIVIGHPTLSRPVTSLISDPTLEVLAVRDRSGTATDPGRVARVLDAVPTLADSPTPSSVQNGSDWFDRWRAADDALSARIDAYIAQRPGSPLALAAVVADAVTPHTSLVLGSSNVIRDLDVMATPWTPHEHRFVVGNRGLAGIDGTVSTAVGIALGRPGASRTIAYLGDLTFLHDTNGLLIGPDEPRPDITFVVLNDDGGAIFAGLEQGGTPYESAFERVFGTPHGTDLAALCRAHGIEHETITEPERLATALRSEPSGIRLIEVPVSRADRRAEAERLRELARPE comes from the coding sequence ATGCCGCTGAGCTCGCTCCCAGCCCCAGGTGCCCACGGCCTGTCGCTCGCTCTCCTGCAGGCGCTGTGGTCCGGCGGAGTGCGTGAGTTCGTGCTCGCTCCCGGGTCTCGCTCCGCGCCCCTCGCGCTCGCCCTCCACCGGGCCGACGCGGTCGGTGACGTGCGCCTGCACGTCCGCGTCGACGAGCGCTCGGCCGGCTTCCTCGCCCTCGGCCTGGCCAAGGGGTCCCGGCGCCCGGTCGCGGTCGTCACCACCTCCGGCACGGCCGTGGGCAACCTGCTGCCGGCCGTGATGGAGGCGCACCACACGGGGGTTCCCCTCGTCGTCGTCTCCGCGGACCGGCCCGAGCGGCTGCGCGGGACGGGGGCGAACCAGACCACGCTCCAGGCGGGCATCTTCGGGCCCTTCGCGGCCTGCCACGACCTGAGGTCGAGCGACTCACCGGAAGCCCTTGCGGCAGCGGCCGGTTCGGCCTGCGTTGCGGCCGGCCCCACCCAGCTGAACCTCCAGCTCGACGGTGACCTCATGCCTTCCGAAGCCGACCCGGCGACCTGGTGGTCCCGCCCCGCAGCCGCCCCCGCACCACACCCCGCGTCGAGTGTGCAGAACCTGCCGGCCCGCATCCCCTCCCAGCCGGTCGAGCTCACGACCGGGCCTCGGACCGTCGTGGTCGCGGGTGACGACGCCGGCCCCGCGGCGTGCCTCCTCGCGGAGGCCGGGAACTGGCCGCTCCTCGCCGAGCCGACGTCCGGGGCTCGCGTCGGTCGGCAGGCGATCCGCGCCTACCGCCTCCTGCTCGGCGGGCCCCTGCGCGCAGAGATCGACCGCGTCATCGTCATCGGCCACCCGACCCTCTCGCGCCCCGTCACGAGCCTCATCAGCGACCCGACACTTGAGGTCCTGGCCGTCCGCGACCGGTCGGGGACGGCGACGGATCCCGGACGGGTGGCCCGCGTCCTCGACGCGGTCCCCACGCTCGCGGACTCCCCCACCCCGTCGAGTGTCCAGAACGGGTCGGACTGGTTCGACCGATGGCGGGCGGCCGACGACGCTCTGTCCGCCCGGATCGACGCCTACATCGCGCAGCGACCCGGCAGCCCGTTGGCCCTCGCCGCCGTCGTCGCCGACGCGGTCACCCCCCACACCTCGCTCGTCCTCGGCTCGTCGAACGTCATCCGAGACCTCGACGTGATGGCCACGCCGTGGACACCCCACGAGCACCGGTTCGTCGTCGGCAACCGCGGACTGGCGGGCATCGACGGCACGGTCTCGACCGCGGTCGGCATCGCCCTCGGCCGTCCGGGTGCATCCCGCACCATCGCCTACCTGGGCGATCTGACCTTCCTGCACGACACCAACGGCCTGCTCATCGGGCCGGACGAGCCTCGCCCCGACATCACCTTCGTGGTCCTCAACGACGACGGCGGGGCGATCTTCGCCGGCCTCGAGCAGGGCGGCACGCCCTACGAGTCGGCCTTCGAGCGGGTCTTCGGCACGCCGCACGGCACCGACCTCGCCGCTCTGTGCCGGGCGCACGGCATCGAGCACGAGACGATCACCGAGCCGGAGCGGCTGGCCACGGCCCTGCGCAGCGAGCCCAGCGGCATACGCCTCATCGAGGTGCCGGTCTCGCGGGCCGACCGCCGAGCGGAAGCCGAGCGCCTGCGCGAGCTCGCCCGGCCTGAATAG
- a CDS encoding isochorismate synthase — MSSLPAPEAPAAATAPAVIVRTVLFDSEESLLAYLPAVAADGEPESVVSWVRRGDGLVGWGTALDFSAAGAGRFREAEAWWRAVASRAVVRDEVGVPGTGLVCFGSFPFADDSADAARLVVPTTIVGRRDGQTWLTTVSLAAHLHPIEPPSPAAEPAPPVGVTFADGSVSPSDYAHAVAEAVRRISSGALDKVVLARDLIATAREPIDPRFVLRRLAERYENTWVFAVSGLLGATPELLVRRDQGLITSRVLAGTIRRTGDDEADLALAASLARSSKDLEEHEYAVRSVADALAPHSSSMNVPEAPFVLHLPNVMHLATDVAAVSADDASSLTLAASLHPSAAVGGTPTAEAVALIGELENMDRGRYAGPVGWMDAHGDGAWGIALRSGAILPDDPTTIRLYAGCGIVAGSDPESEVAESNAKLIPMRDALTSS; from the coding sequence ATGTCATCACTTCCCGCCCCCGAGGCACCGGCCGCAGCGACCGCCCCCGCGGTCATCGTGCGGACCGTGCTGTTCGACTCCGAGGAGTCGCTGCTCGCCTACCTGCCCGCAGTGGCAGCGGACGGTGAGCCGGAGTCGGTCGTCTCCTGGGTCCGTCGCGGCGACGGCCTCGTCGGCTGGGGCACCGCGCTCGACTTCTCCGCAGCCGGGGCGGGCCGGTTCCGCGAGGCGGAGGCCTGGTGGCGCGCCGTCGCGTCCAGGGCGGTCGTCCGCGACGAGGTCGGGGTGCCGGGCACGGGGCTCGTCTGCTTCGGCTCCTTCCCCTTCGCCGACGACTCCGCCGACGCGGCCCGTCTCGTCGTCCCGACGACGATCGTCGGCCGTCGCGACGGTCAGACCTGGTTGACCACGGTGTCCCTCGCGGCGCACCTGCACCCCATCGAGCCGCCTTCTCCGGCAGCCGAACCGGCGCCGCCGGTCGGGGTGACCTTCGCCGACGGCTCCGTCTCGCCGAGCGACTACGCCCACGCCGTGGCCGAGGCGGTGCGACGGATCAGCTCCGGCGCGCTCGACAAGGTCGTCCTCGCGCGCGACCTCATCGCCACCGCCCGCGAGCCGATCGACCCCAGGTTCGTCCTGCGGCGCCTCGCCGAGCGCTACGAGAACACCTGGGTCTTCGCGGTGTCGGGCCTGCTCGGCGCCACCCCGGAGCTGCTCGTCCGCCGCGACCAGGGGCTGATCACCTCACGCGTCCTCGCGGGCACGATCCGCCGGACCGGCGACGACGAGGCCGACCTCGCGCTCGCCGCCTCCCTGGCCCGGTCGTCCAAGGACCTCGAGGAGCACGAGTACGCCGTCCGCTCGGTCGCCGACGCCCTCGCCCCCCACTCCTCCTCGATGAACGTGCCGGAGGCGCCGTTCGTCCTCCATCTGCCCAACGTCATGCACCTCGCGACCGACGTCGCCGCGGTCAGCGCGGACGACGCGTCGTCGCTGACCCTCGCCGCCTCGCTGCACCCGTCGGCGGCAGTGGGCGGCACCCCGACGGCGGAGGCGGTGGCGCTCATCGGCGAGCTCGAGAACATGGACCGGGGCCGCTACGCCGGGCCGGTGGGGTGGATGGACGCCCACGGTGACGGCGCCTGGGGCATCGCCCTGCGCAGCGGCGCGATCCTCCCCGACGACCCCACGACGATCCGGCTCTACGCGGGGTGCGGGATCGTCGCCGGCTCCGACCCCGAGTCCGAGGTCGCCGAGTCGAACGCCAAGCTCATCCCGATGCGTGACGCGCTGACGAGCAGCTGA
- a CDS encoding demethylmenaquinone methyltransferase, with the protein MTRAQLDKKPVDVASMFDTVAEKYDVTNDVMTAGVDRLWRRAVVKAVGAKRGERILDIAAGTGTSSEPWADREIEVVPADFSLGMLRVGRRRRPDMAFTAADAMSLPFADASFDVVTMSYGLRNVSDTDAALREFLRVAKPGGRLVVCEFSQPVNRVVRGAYGNVVLRLLPAIARRTGSNAESYVYLAESIRDWPPQGELARRIEQAGWSSVGWQNLTGGIVALHTAVKR; encoded by the coding sequence ATGACTCGCGCCCAGCTCGACAAGAAGCCGGTCGACGTCGCGTCGATGTTCGACACCGTCGCCGAGAAGTACGACGTCACCAACGACGTCATGACCGCGGGGGTCGACCGGCTGTGGCGGCGCGCGGTCGTCAAGGCCGTCGGGGCGAAGCGGGGGGAGCGCATCCTCGACATCGCCGCCGGCACCGGCACGTCGAGCGAGCCGTGGGCCGACCGGGAGATCGAGGTCGTGCCGGCCGACTTCAGCCTCGGCATGCTGCGCGTGGGGCGGCGGCGCAGGCCCGACATGGCGTTCACGGCGGCCGACGCGATGAGCCTGCCGTTCGCCGATGCGAGCTTCGACGTCGTGACGATGAGCTACGGGCTGCGCAACGTCTCGGACACCGACGCGGCGCTCCGGGAGTTCCTCCGGGTCGCGAAGCCGGGCGGCCGCCTCGTCGTCTGCGAGTTCAGCCAGCCGGTCAACCGGGTGGTCCGGGGCGCCTACGGCAACGTCGTCCTGCGGCTGCTGCCGGCGATCGCCCGTCGCACCGGGAGCAATGCCGAGTCCTACGTCTACCTCGCCGAGTCGATCCGGGACTGGCCGCCGCAGGGCGAGCTCGCCCGCCGCATCGAGCAGGCCGGGTGGTCGAGTGTCGGCTGGCAGAACCTCACCGGTGGCATCGTCGCCCTCCACACCGCGGTGAAGCGTTAG